A part of Gossypium hirsutum isolate 1008001.06 chromosome A07, Gossypium_hirsutum_v2.1, whole genome shotgun sequence genomic DNA contains:
- the LOC107932276 gene encoding telomere repeat-binding factor 4, producing the protein MGNPKQKWTAEEEEALRAGVAKYGKGNWKLIQRDPELSPFLFARSNIDLKDKWRNLSGGPGGHGSREKSRASKPKPSSDGSQGAVVVKQTALPKPLVDDSSKSFAPNRYNEMIIEAISALKEPNGSDNRAIVGYIEQRQEVPQSFKKQLCSRLKRLVAIEKLEKVQNRYKIRKDETFGMKTTSPKQKGTKLKQSQNAGHTTCDAVEEASMTAAYLIAEAENKSFVAAEAVKEAERVSKMAEDADSLLQLAKEIFETCSQGEIVLVA; encoded by the exons ATGGGGAATCCAAAGCAGAAGTGGACGGCGGAGGAAGAAGAAGCATTAAGGGCGGGAGTGGCTAAATACGGCAAAGGGAATTGGAAATTAATTCAAAGAGACCCTGAGTTAAGCCCTTTCCTCTTTGCTCGCTCCAACATTGATCTCAAG gaCAAGTGGCGGAACTTGAGTGGTGGTCCCGGCGGCCATGGTTCACGGGAAAAATCAAGGGCGTCGAAGCCCAAGCCGAGCTCCGACGGTTCGCAGGGCGCTGTTGTTGTTAAGCAAACTGCATTGCCTAAACCACTTGTTGATGATTCTTCGAAAAGCTTTGCTCCAAA CCGGTACAATGAAATGATTATTGAAGCCATATCAGCGTTGAAAGAGCCAAACGGATCAGATAACAGAGCGATTGTCGGCTACATTGAG CAAAGGCAAGAGGTACCTCAAAGTTTTAAGAAGCAGTTATGTTCAAGGTTGAAAAGGCTGGTTGCTATAGAAAAACTAGAAAAG GTGCAAAATCGGTACAAGATACGAAAAGATGAGACATTCGGGATGAAGACGACAAGCCCAAAACAAAAAGGCACGAAGCTTAAGCAGTCGCAAAATGCTGGTCATACAACTTGCGATGCAGTTGAAGAAGCTTCAATGACTGCTGCCTATCTTATTGCTGAAGCAGAAAATAAGTCATTTGTTGCAGCTGAAGCAGTTAAAGAGGCAGAACGAGTCTCGAAAATGGCTGAAGATGCAGATTCACTACTACAGTTGGCCAAAGAGATTTTTGAAACAT GTTCTCAAGGTGAAATTGTGCTGGTAGCATAA